A genomic segment from Polyangium mundeleinium encodes:
- a CDS encoding TOMM precursor leader peptide-binding protein, producing MLARPRFKHSYRVEPIEGEGVYLLWEGGSHVLHGRAYQALAPLLTGTLTEQEICQRLEAHVSPAEVFYAITMLRKGGFVTNDAADMPRAEAAFWDTLGAAPVQARERLRGARVVLINMGDVDTSAIAEALAELSIETVAEGELPLVVVDDYLRPELEAWNQAQLEKRTPWLLVRPTGSDGWLGPLFLPGKTGCWRCLAHRLEGHRRVERYLERRTGKPVHPPALAALPSTRRALAATIATAVARWAAMGEIPDLEGRVVTMGTTTFESRAHLLVRRPQCPACGDRERIARGQECPVLLEPTPRTFSADGGFRQTTPEDTYDRLSHHLSPVTGIVSRLHRNVRPKDDLRLVFSYSTDHNFSQMAHDLSSLRSSLRSHSGGKGRTDIQAKTGAICESIERYAGVFQGDEARVRAVQTELGEAAIDPIVLMGYSTRQYDERARWNRHGEMSTWVPEPFDPAQSIEWSPVWSLTEQRRRYVPTGFCYYGYPFREGPVFTRADSNGCAAGNTRTEAVLQGFLELVERDAVALWWYNRLRVPGVDLGSFEEPYLLDTVAHWRARGRELWVLDLTSDLGIPTFAAISRQIEGPFPSILFGFGAHLDARLALVRAVTEHNQLMPFAFTGDAGTPSPGGLIVDWLRRATLESEPYLISSTATPRTPRDFALPIGDDLRESVKFCIERARDRGLETLVLDQTRPDTSLVVVKVIVPGLRHFWARLGPGRLYDVPVAMGLLESALPEESMNPHPMFV from the coding sequence ATGCTCGCTCGCCCACGTTTCAAACACTCCTATCGCGTCGAGCCCATCGAGGGCGAGGGCGTCTACCTCCTTTGGGAGGGGGGTAGCCACGTTCTCCACGGCCGAGCCTATCAGGCGTTGGCACCTCTCCTGACCGGGACGCTCACCGAACAGGAGATCTGCCAGCGCCTGGAGGCGCACGTTTCGCCCGCCGAGGTTTTTTACGCCATCACCATGCTGCGCAAGGGCGGCTTCGTCACGAACGACGCGGCCGATATGCCTCGCGCGGAGGCCGCCTTTTGGGACACCCTCGGCGCCGCGCCTGTGCAGGCCCGCGAGCGCCTGCGCGGAGCGCGCGTCGTCCTCATCAACATGGGCGACGTGGATACGAGCGCGATTGCCGAGGCCCTCGCCGAGCTCTCGATCGAAACGGTCGCCGAAGGGGAGCTGCCCCTCGTCGTCGTGGACGATTACCTTCGCCCCGAGCTCGAAGCCTGGAACCAGGCCCAGCTCGAAAAACGAACGCCGTGGCTCCTCGTTCGACCGACCGGTAGCGATGGCTGGCTCGGACCGCTTTTCCTTCCCGGCAAGACTGGCTGCTGGCGTTGTCTCGCGCATCGCCTGGAGGGGCATCGCCGGGTCGAGCGTTATCTTGAGCGCCGTACGGGCAAACCCGTGCATCCGCCCGCCCTCGCCGCGCTCCCCTCCACACGACGCGCCCTCGCCGCCACGATTGCCACGGCCGTCGCGCGCTGGGCCGCGATGGGCGAGATTCCAGACCTCGAAGGGCGGGTCGTCACGATGGGCACGACCACGTTCGAGAGCCGCGCGCATCTCCTCGTGCGGCGCCCCCAATGCCCGGCGTGCGGGGATCGTGAAAGGATCGCGCGGGGACAAGAATGCCCCGTCCTTCTCGAACCCACGCCGCGCACGTTCTCGGCGGACGGCGGCTTCCGGCAGACGACGCCCGAGGACACGTACGATCGGCTCTCCCATCATTTGAGCCCCGTCACGGGCATCGTGAGCCGCCTGCACCGCAACGTACGCCCCAAGGACGACCTTCGGCTCGTCTTCTCGTATTCGACCGACCATAATTTTTCGCAGATGGCGCACGACCTCTCGTCGCTCCGCAGCAGCCTGCGCAGCCATTCCGGCGGCAAAGGTCGGACGGATATCCAGGCGAAGACCGGCGCAATTTGTGAGTCGATCGAGCGGTACGCGGGCGTCTTCCAGGGCGACGAGGCGCGCGTCCGCGCGGTCCAGACGGAGCTCGGCGAGGCGGCGATCGACCCGATCGTCCTGATGGGGTACAGCACCCGTCAATACGACGAGCGCGCGCGGTGGAATCGGCACGGCGAGATGAGCACGTGGGTGCCGGAGCCCTTCGATCCGGCGCAATCCATCGAATGGAGCCCGGTCTGGTCCTTGACCGAGCAGCGGCGGCGTTATGTGCCCACCGGGTTCTGCTATTACGGCTATCCGTTTCGCGAGGGCCCCGTATTCACCCGAGCGGACTCGAATGGCTGCGCGGCAGGCAATACACGCACCGAGGCCGTGCTTCAGGGGTTTCTGGAGCTCGTGGAGCGCGACGCGGTCGCGCTCTGGTGGTACAACCGCCTGCGCGTGCCGGGGGTGGATCTCGGGAGCTTCGAGGAGCCTTATCTCCTCGACACCGTCGCGCACTGGCGCGCCCGAGGACGCGAGTTATGGGTCCTCGACCTGACAAGCGACCTCGGCATTCCCACGTTCGCGGCGATTTCCCGGCAGATCGAGGGGCCCTTTCCATCGATCCTGTTTGGCTTCGGCGCGCACCTCGACGCTCGCCTGGCCTTGGTCCGCGCGGTCACCGAGCACAACCAACTCATGCCGTTCGCGTTCACGGGCGACGCGGGCACACCCTCGCCGGGCGGGCTGATCGTCGATTGGTTGCGGCGGGCAACGCTGGAGTCGGAGCCTTATTTGATTTCGAGCACAGCCACGCCGCGCACACCGCGTGATTTCGCGCTGCCCATCGGCGACGATCTCCGAGAATCCGTGAAGTTTTGCATCGAGCGCGCCCGTGACCGCGGGCTCGAAACGCTGG